One Trichocoleus desertorum ATA4-8-CV12 genomic window, AAGAAACTCCTTCTTGTTATCACATCTTGGCTCTAGCGGCTCCAGAACCCATCCCCTGTCCCGCTTCCAACTAACTCAGTAGCCTCTCAACGTACTTATTAAATTTGTAGTCGCTACCTTCAGATTTGGTCGTCTAAGTTTCCCACCTCTACATCTCTCTTACTTCAGCTAATCTCTTACTTCGGCTAATCTCTTACTTCGGTTAAAGATCACAAAATTGGACCAGGCTGCAAGGTAAACTGGAGTTTATGCTCACCAGTTTTCTTCCGCCCCTAGCCCAAAACCTCACCGAACCTGCTTCAATTGCCTTGGCGCAAAGCATTGAGTGTCAGGATATTCTCACACCCCTATGCTCACAGGCGATCGCGACAGCCTATGTTCATCAGGTTGGTGTCCAGCAGGACAATGGTGGCACTCCGATTTTGTTACTCCACGGTTTTGACAGCTCTGTGTTTGAGTTTCGTCGGCTTCTGCCCCTCTTAGCCGCTCAGTCTGAAACTTGGGCTGTAGATCTATTAGGATTTGGGTTTACTGATCGCACAGCAGGGCATCCGTTCAGTCCCACGGCCATCAAGACTCACCTCTATGCTTTCTGGAAGGCTCTGATCAATCAACCCGTAATTTTGGTAGGCGCTTCGATGGGGGGAGCCGCTGCCATCGACTTCACACTGGCTTATCCTGAATGTGTGCAAAAGCTCGTACTAATTGATAGTGCAGGCTTTAGAAGTGGGCCAGCCTTGGGAAAATTC contains:
- a CDS encoding alpha/beta hydrolase, with translation MLTSFLPPLAQNLTEPASIALAQSIECQDILTPLCSQAIATAYVHQVGVQQDNGGTPILLLHGFDSSVFEFRRLLPLLAAQSETWAVDLLGFGFTDRTAGHPFSPTAIKTHLYAFWKALINQPVILVGASMGGAAAIDFTLAYPECVQKLVLIDSAGFRSGPALGKFLVAPIAHLAAGILRSPKVRDRISRTAYYDPTFASPDAQLCAALHLELPSWREALAAFTQSGGYGSFRNKLTHIQQQTLILWGAADKILGTGDATQFQQAIAKSKLIWIPECGHVPHLEKPQLTAQHILEFGQVESSQI